One Aphelocoma coerulescens isolate FSJ_1873_10779 chromosome 6, UR_Acoe_1.0, whole genome shotgun sequence DNA window includes the following coding sequences:
- the NEUROG3 gene encoding neurogenin-3 yields MAPQSDRSPDEGQPYFGGAEDPSSAAGGGSAGSRGASPARTALAPRETAARRKGKTRRGRGKARNEGLLSKQKRSRRMKANDRERNRMHHLNSALDALRSVLPTFPDDAKLTKIETLRFAHNYIWALTQSLRLAEQNLPEPPAPPPPPATASPGPWDSPCPAAPPPAALRRGPAAFPAFL; encoded by the coding sequence ATGGCCCCGCAGAGCGACCGCTCGCCGGACGAAGGGCAGCCGTATTTCGGTGGCGCCGAGGACCCCTCCTCGGCGGCCGGCGGGGGCTCCGCGGGCAGCCGGGGCGCCTCGCCGGCTCGCACCGCCCTGGCCCCGCGGGAGACGGCGGCCCGCAGGAAGGGGAAgacgcggcggggccgcggcaaGGCGCGCAACGAGGGCTTGCTCAGCAAGCAGAAGAGGAGCCGGCGCATGAAGGCAAACGACCGGGAGAGAAACCGCATGCATCACCTCAACTCCGCCCTGGACGCGCTCCGCAGCGTCCTGCCCACCTTTCCCGACGACGCCAAGCTCACCAAGATCGAGACTCTCCGCTTCGCCCACAACTACATTTGGGCGCTCACACAGAGCCTCCGCCTGGCCGAGCAGAACCTGCCCGagccccccgcgccgccgccaccCCCTGCCACCGCCTCCCCCGGGCCCTGGGACTCGCCCTGCCCTGCGGCCCCGCCACCCGCCGCTCtgcgccgcggccccgccgccttcCCCGCCTTCCTCTGA